The Synchiropus splendidus isolate RoL2022-P1 chromosome 1, RoL_Sspl_1.0, whole genome shotgun sequence genome includes a window with the following:
- the LOC128752349 gene encoding NACHT, LRR and PYD domains-containing protein 3-like isoform X1, with protein MDPRLRRGASLTAAAQKRDYTLKQDEIIIRPPSLGRLEKIFWRHNGEKVATFDGSKQHFYGSYDDRTILDRLSATLWIREVRLEDRGEYELEVWVKDQNHQTKKEYHRWEVTAEVSITSVSCEMDGDHQAKLVCSAESSHPQLLNYEWSFKGTKHRGSNLTIGLEEQHDETVFTCRVSSPLSEDKATLAARKCYPETPESVVPTVVPIVAVLMVAVLLIVGLVVWKRRQGHRAKAKEADVELQAANQSRGSPEEENQAREEHPLMKWPSDSVDQGSRAADCAGRLKRRLKEQFHSVSEGVAKAGNSAPLNQIYTELYITEGGTEQVNQEHEVRQIEAATRQQTRPGTTIRPEDLFKASPDTEPPIRSLLTKGVAGIGKTLLTQKLTLDWAEDKAHHNFQLVFPFTFRELNLLKEKQLSLVELVHRFFPEAKDSGLSSFEGVQVLFILDGLDECRLPLDFNSRVLTAATESTSVDVLLTNLIRGNLLPSAQLWITTRPAAANQIPPECVDRVTEVRGFTDLQKEEFFRKRFRDEEQTTVMSHIRSSRSLYIMCHIPIFCWITATVLEDMLKSRETGELPKTLTEMYIHFLVVQAKVKKLKYHGGAGTDPVWDPESRKMMESLGKLAFEQLQRGNLIFYESDLRECGIDITAAAVYSGVFTQIFREERGLYQDKVFCFIHLSLQEFLAALHVHLKFFNSGVNLLGSLLTSTLSRIFRKNFHPEQFYQKAITVALKSPNGHLDLFLRFLLGLSLQTNQRLLPGLLTQTGSGSRIHQDTAEFIRKKISEKVSPERIINLFHCLSELKVTSLVEEVNQLLRSGALSTAQLSPAQWSTLAFILLSSEEDLDVFDLEKYSASEEALERLLPVVQASKEARLRLCGLSERSGSLLSSVLSSPSSSLTQLHLSENKLKDAGVELLSAGLKSPHCHLETLSLSCCGLSERSGSLLSSVLSSPSSSLTQLHLSVNRDLQDAGVELLSAGLKSPHCHLETLSLRLCGLSERSGSLLSSVLSSPSSSLTLLDLSWNKLKDAGVELLSAGLKSPHCHLETLSLSCCELSERSGSLLSSVLSSPSSSLTQLDLSQNRYLKDAGVELLSAGLKSPHCHLETLSLSRCWLSERSGSLLSSVLSSPSSSLTQLDLGYNMDLKDAGVELLSAGLKSPHCHLETLSLSGCRISERGCASLASALTSNPSHLRKLDLSSNHPGGPGLELLSAGLRSPDWRLETLRLKPCGPERLKI; from the exons ATGGACCCgagactgaggagaggagcctcgctcacag ctgcagcacagaagAGGGACTACACCCTGAAGCAGGATGAGATTATAATCCGGCCTCCATCACTTGGTCGTCTGGAGAAGATCTTTTGGAGGCACAACGGCGAGAAAGTTGCTACATTCGACGGCAGCAAACAACATTTCTACGGCTCCTATGACGACAGAACCATACTGGACCGGTTGAGTGCAACACTCTGGATCAGAGAAGTGCGGTTGGAGGACAGAGGAGAATATGAGCTGGAGGTTTGGGTCAAAGATCAGAACCACCAGACTAAAAAAGAGTATCATCGTTGGGAGGTGACAG CTGAAGTGTCCATCACCAGTGTTTCCTGTGAGATGGATGGTGACCACCAGGCAAAGCTGGTCTGCTCTGCTGAGTCCAGTCACCCTCAGCTACTGAACTATGAGTGGAGCTTCAAGGGAACTAAACATCGCGGCTCCAACCTGACGATTGGCCTGGAGGAGCAACATGACGAGACGGTGTTCACCTGTCGTGTCAGCAGCCCTCTGAGTGAAGACAAAGCTACTTTAGCAGCCAGGAAATGTTACCCAG AAACTCCAGAGTCTGTGGTGCCGACTGTCGTCCCCATCGTCGCCGTGTTGATGGTGGCTGTGCTTCTGATTGTGGGCCTGGTGGTCTGGAAGAGGCGTCAAG GTCACCGTGCAAAAGCGAAGGAAGCTGATGTGGAACTCCAGGCAGCAAACCAAAGTAGGG GTTCACCTGAGGAAGAGAACCaggccagagaagaacatcctcTCATGAAGTGGCCCTCCGACTCTGTGGATCAGG gaagtcGTGCTGCTGACTGTGCagggcgactgaagaggaggctgaaggagcagttccacagtgtgtctgagggggtcgctaaagcaggaaactctgcccctctgaatcagatctacacagagctctacatcactgaggggggcacagagcaggtcaaccaggagcacgaggtccgacagatcgaagcagcaaccaggcagcagaccagaccaggaactaccatcagaccagaagacctctttaaagcctcacctgacacagagccaccaatcaggagcctgctgacgaagggcgtggctggcattgggaagaccctcctgacacagaagctgactctggactgggctgaagacaaagcccaccacaacttccagctggtgtttcctttcaccttcagagagctgaacctgctgaaagagaagcagttgagtttggtggaacttgtccatcgcttctttcctgaagccaaagactcaggactcagcagctttgaaggagtccaggttctgttcatcttggacggtctggacgagtgtcgactccctctggacttcaacagtcgggtcctgacagcagctacagagtccacctcagtagacgtcctgctgaccaacctcatcagggggaacctgcttccctcagctcagctctggatcaccacacgacctgcagcagccaatcagatccctcctgagtgtgtggacagggtgaccgaggtcagagggttcactgacctccagaaggaggagttcttcaggaagaggttcagagatgaggagcagaccaccgtcatgtctcacatcaggagctcacgaagcctctacatcatgtgtcacatccccatcttctgctggatcactgccacagttctggaggacatgttgaagagcagagagaccggagagctgcccaagaccctgactgagatgtacatccacttcctggtggttcaggccaaagtcaagaagctcaagtaccatggaggagctgggaccgacccagtttgggatcctgagagcaggaagatgatggagtctctgggaaaactggcttttgagcagctgcagagaggaaacttgatcttctatgagtCAGACCTCagagagtgtggcatcgacatcacagctgctgcagtttactcaggagtcttcacacagatcttcagagaggagagaggactgtaccaggacaaggtcttctgcttcatccacctaagtcttcaggagtttctggctgctcttcatgtccacctgaagttcttcaactctggagtcaatcTACTAGGTTCATTGCTAACATCAACACTATCaagaatcttcagaaagaaCTTCCATCCAGAACAGTTCTACCAGAAAGCAATAACCGTTGCTTTgaaaagtccaaatggacatctggacttgttcctgcgcttcctcctgggtctttctctgcagaccaaccagaggctccttccaggtttgttgacccagacaggaagtggctcccGGAtccatcaggacacagcagagttcATCAGGAAGAAGAtcagtgagaaagtgtctccagagagaatcatcaatctgttccactgtctgagtgaactGAAGGTCACTtctctggtggaggaggtgaatcagctgctgagatcaggagctctctccacagctcaactgtctcctgctcagtggtccaccctggccttcatcttactgtcctcagaggaagatctggacgtgtttgacctggagaaatactctgcttcagaggaggctcttgagaggctgctgccagtggtccaagcttcaaaaGAAGCTCG cctgagactctgtggactgtcagagagaagtggttcccttctgtcctcagtcctcagctctccgtcctctagtctgacacaactgcacctgagtgagaacaagctgaaggatgcaggagtggagctgctgtctgctggactgaagagtccacactgtcacctggagactctcag cctgagctgctgtggactgtcagagagaagtggttcccttctgtcctcagtcctcagctctccgtcctctagtctgacacaactgcacctgagtGTCAACAGGGACCtgcaggatgcaggagtggagctgctgtctgctggactgaagagtccacactgtcacctggagactctcag cctgagactctgtggactgtcagagagaagtggttcccttctgtcctcagtcctcagctctccgtcctctagtctgacactactggacctgagctggaacaagctgaaggatgcaggagtggagctgctgtctgctggactgaagagtccacactgtcacctggagactctcag cctgagctgctgtgaactgtcagagagaagtggttcccttctgtcctcagtcctcagctctccgtcctctagtctgacacaactggacctgagtcagaACAGgtacctgaaggatgcaggagtggagctgctgtctgctggactgaagagtccacactgtcacctggagactctcag cctgagcaggtgttggctgtcagagagaagtggttcccttctgtcctcagtcctcagctctccgtcctctagtctgacacaactggacctgggCTACAAcatggacctgaaggatgcaggagtggagctgctgtctgctggactgaagagtccacactgtcacctggagactctcag tctgtcagggtgtaggatctcagagagaggctgtgcttctctggcctcagctctgacctctaacccctcccacctgagaaagctggacctgagctccaaccatccaggaggaccaggactggagctgctgtctgctggactgaggagtccagactggaggctggagactctcag gctgaaACCCTGTGGACCAGAGAGGTTAAAGatctga
- the LOC128752349 gene encoding NACHT, LRR and PYD domains-containing protein 3-like isoform X3 has protein sequence MDPRLRRGASLTAAAQKRDYTLKQDEIIIRPPSLGRLEKIFWRHNGEKVATFDGSKQHFYGSYDDRTILDRLSATLWIREVRLEDRGEYELEVWVKDQNHQTKKEYHRWEVTAEVSITSVSCEMDGDHQAKLVCSAESSHPQLLNYEWSFKGTKHRGSNLTIGLEEQHDETVFTCRVSSPLSEDKATLAARKCYPETPESVVPTVVPIVAVLMVAVLLIVGLVVWKRRQGHRAKAKEADVELQAANQSRGSPEEENQAREEHPLMKWPSDSVDQGSRAADCAGRLKRRLKEQFHSVSEGVAKAGNSAPLNQIYTELYITEGGTEQVNQEHEVRQIEAATRQQTRPGTTIRPEDLFKASPDTEPPIRSLLTKGVAGIGKTLLTQKLTLDWAEDKAHHNFQLVFPFTFRELNLLKEKQLSLVELVHRFFPEAKDSGLSSFEGVQVLFILDGLDECRLPLDFNSRVLTAATESTSVDVLLTNLIRGNLLPSAQLWITTRPAAANQIPPECVDRVTEVRGFTDLQKEEFFRKRFRDEEQTTVMSHIRSSRSLYIMCHIPIFCWITATVLEDMLKSRETGELPKTLTEMYIHFLVVQAKVKKLKYHGGAGTDPVWDPESRKMMESLGKLAFEQLQRGNLIFYESDLRECGIDITAAAVYSGVFTQIFREERGLYQDKVFCFIHLSLQEFLAALHVHLKFFNSGVNLLGSLLTSTLSRIFRKNFHPEQFYQKAITVALKSPNGHLDLFLRFLLGLSLQTNQRLLPGLLTQTGSGSRIHQDTAEFIRKKISEKVSPERIINLFHCLSELKVTSLVEEVNQLLRSGALSTAQLSPAQWSTLAFILLSSEEDLDVFDLEKYSASEEALERLLPVVQASKEARLRLCGLSERSGSLLSSVLSSPSSSLTQLHLSENKLKDAGVELLSAGLKSPHCHLETLSLSCCGLSERSGSLLSSVLSSPSSSLTQLHLSVNRDLQDAGVELLSAGLKSPHCHLETLSLRLCGLSERSGSLLSSVLSSPSSSLTLLDLSWNKLKDAGVELLSAGLKSPHCHLETLSLSCCELSERSGSLLSSVLSSPSSSLTQLDLSQNRYLKDAGVELLSAGLKSPHCHLETLRIQKHCGLTTVAVFQTCLIKLILTDIKVLQIFQP, from the exons ATGGACCCgagactgaggagaggagcctcgctcacag ctgcagcacagaagAGGGACTACACCCTGAAGCAGGATGAGATTATAATCCGGCCTCCATCACTTGGTCGTCTGGAGAAGATCTTTTGGAGGCACAACGGCGAGAAAGTTGCTACATTCGACGGCAGCAAACAACATTTCTACGGCTCCTATGACGACAGAACCATACTGGACCGGTTGAGTGCAACACTCTGGATCAGAGAAGTGCGGTTGGAGGACAGAGGAGAATATGAGCTGGAGGTTTGGGTCAAAGATCAGAACCACCAGACTAAAAAAGAGTATCATCGTTGGGAGGTGACAG CTGAAGTGTCCATCACCAGTGTTTCCTGTGAGATGGATGGTGACCACCAGGCAAAGCTGGTCTGCTCTGCTGAGTCCAGTCACCCTCAGCTACTGAACTATGAGTGGAGCTTCAAGGGAACTAAACATCGCGGCTCCAACCTGACGATTGGCCTGGAGGAGCAACATGACGAGACGGTGTTCACCTGTCGTGTCAGCAGCCCTCTGAGTGAAGACAAAGCTACTTTAGCAGCCAGGAAATGTTACCCAG AAACTCCAGAGTCTGTGGTGCCGACTGTCGTCCCCATCGTCGCCGTGTTGATGGTGGCTGTGCTTCTGATTGTGGGCCTGGTGGTCTGGAAGAGGCGTCAAG GTCACCGTGCAAAAGCGAAGGAAGCTGATGTGGAACTCCAGGCAGCAAACCAAAGTAGGG GTTCACCTGAGGAAGAGAACCaggccagagaagaacatcctcTCATGAAGTGGCCCTCCGACTCTGTGGATCAGG gaagtcGTGCTGCTGACTGTGCagggcgactgaagaggaggctgaaggagcagttccacagtgtgtctgagggggtcgctaaagcaggaaactctgcccctctgaatcagatctacacagagctctacatcactgaggggggcacagagcaggtcaaccaggagcacgaggtccgacagatcgaagcagcaaccaggcagcagaccagaccaggaactaccatcagaccagaagacctctttaaagcctcacctgacacagagccaccaatcaggagcctgctgacgaagggcgtggctggcattgggaagaccctcctgacacagaagctgactctggactgggctgaagacaaagcccaccacaacttccagctggtgtttcctttcaccttcagagagctgaacctgctgaaagagaagcagttgagtttggtggaacttgtccatcgcttctttcctgaagccaaagactcaggactcagcagctttgaaggagtccaggttctgttcatcttggacggtctggacgagtgtcgactccctctggacttcaacagtcgggtcctgacagcagctacagagtccacctcagtagacgtcctgctgaccaacctcatcagggggaacctgcttccctcagctcagctctggatcaccacacgacctgcagcagccaatcagatccctcctgagtgtgtggacagggtgaccgaggtcagagggttcactgacctccagaaggaggagttcttcaggaagaggttcagagatgaggagcagaccaccgtcatgtctcacatcaggagctcacgaagcctctacatcatgtgtcacatccccatcttctgctggatcactgccacagttctggaggacatgttgaagagcagagagaccggagagctgcccaagaccctgactgagatgtacatccacttcctggtggttcaggccaaagtcaagaagctcaagtaccatggaggagctgggaccgacccagtttgggatcctgagagcaggaagatgatggagtctctgggaaaactggcttttgagcagctgcagagaggaaacttgatcttctatgagtCAGACCTCagagagtgtggcatcgacatcacagctgctgcagtttactcaggagtcttcacacagatcttcagagaggagagaggactgtaccaggacaaggtcttctgcttcatccacctaagtcttcaggagtttctggctgctcttcatgtccacctgaagttcttcaactctggagtcaatcTACTAGGTTCATTGCTAACATCAACACTATCaagaatcttcagaaagaaCTTCCATCCAGAACAGTTCTACCAGAAAGCAATAACCGTTGCTTTgaaaagtccaaatggacatctggacttgttcctgcgcttcctcctgggtctttctctgcagaccaaccagaggctccttccaggtttgttgacccagacaggaagtggctcccGGAtccatcaggacacagcagagttcATCAGGAAGAAGAtcagtgagaaagtgtctccagagagaatcatcaatctgttccactgtctgagtgaactGAAGGTCACTtctctggtggaggaggtgaatcagctgctgagatcaggagctctctccacagctcaactgtctcctgctcagtggtccaccctggccttcatcttactgtcctcagaggaagatctggacgtgtttgacctggagaaatactctgcttcagaggaggctcttgagaggctgctgccagtggtccaagcttcaaaaGAAGCTCG cctgagactctgtggactgtcagagagaagtggttcccttctgtcctcagtcctcagctctccgtcctctagtctgacacaactgcacctgagtgagaacaagctgaaggatgcaggagtggagctgctgtctgctggactgaagagtccacactgtcacctggagactctcag cctgagctgctgtggactgtcagagagaagtggttcccttctgtcctcagtcctcagctctccgtcctctagtctgacacaactgcacctgagtGTCAACAGGGACCtgcaggatgcaggagtggagctgctgtctgctggactgaagagtccacactgtcacctggagactctcag cctgagactctgtggactgtcagagagaagtggttcccttctgtcctcagtcctcagctctccgtcctctagtctgacactactggacctgagctggaacaagctgaaggatgcaggagtggagctgctgtctgctggactgaagagtccacactgtcacctggagactctcag cctgagctgctgtgaactgtcagagagaagtggttcccttctgtcctcagtcctcagctctccgtcctctagtctgacacaactggacctgagtcagaACAGgtacctgaaggatgcaggagtggagctgctgtctgctggactgaagagtccacactgtcacctggagactctcag gattcaaaaacactgtggcctcacaacagtcgcagtgtttcagacatgtttgatcaagttgatcctgactgatataaaagtgcttcaaatattccaaccataa
- the LOC128752349 gene encoding NACHT, LRR and PYD domains-containing protein 3-like isoform X2 produces MDPRLRRGASLTAAAQKRDYTLKQDEIIIRPPSLGRLEKIFWRHNGEKVATFDGSKQHFYGSYDDRTILDRLSATLWIREVRLEDRGEYELEVWVKDQNHQTKKEYHRWEVTAEVSITSVSCEMDGDHQAKLVCSAESSHPQLLNYEWSFKGTKHRGSNLTIGLEEQHDETVFTCRVSSPLSEDKATLAARKCYPETPESVVPTVVPIVAVLMVAVLLIVGLVVWKRRQGHRAKAKEADVELQAANQSSPEEENQAREEHPLMKWPSDSVDQGSRAADCAGRLKRRLKEQFHSVSEGVAKAGNSAPLNQIYTELYITEGGTEQVNQEHEVRQIEAATRQQTRPGTTIRPEDLFKASPDTEPPIRSLLTKGVAGIGKTLLTQKLTLDWAEDKAHHNFQLVFPFTFRELNLLKEKQLSLVELVHRFFPEAKDSGLSSFEGVQVLFILDGLDECRLPLDFNSRVLTAATESTSVDVLLTNLIRGNLLPSAQLWITTRPAAANQIPPECVDRVTEVRGFTDLQKEEFFRKRFRDEEQTTVMSHIRSSRSLYIMCHIPIFCWITATVLEDMLKSRETGELPKTLTEMYIHFLVVQAKVKKLKYHGGAGTDPVWDPESRKMMESLGKLAFEQLQRGNLIFYESDLRECGIDITAAAVYSGVFTQIFREERGLYQDKVFCFIHLSLQEFLAALHVHLKFFNSGVNLLGSLLTSTLSRIFRKNFHPEQFYQKAITVALKSPNGHLDLFLRFLLGLSLQTNQRLLPGLLTQTGSGSRIHQDTAEFIRKKISEKVSPERIINLFHCLSELKVTSLVEEVNQLLRSGALSTAQLSPAQWSTLAFILLSSEEDLDVFDLEKYSASEEALERLLPVVQASKEARLRLCGLSERSGSLLSSVLSSPSSSLTQLHLSENKLKDAGVELLSAGLKSPHCHLETLSLSCCGLSERSGSLLSSVLSSPSSSLTQLHLSVNRDLQDAGVELLSAGLKSPHCHLETLSLRLCGLSERSGSLLSSVLSSPSSSLTLLDLSWNKLKDAGVELLSAGLKSPHCHLETLSLSCCELSERSGSLLSSVLSSPSSSLTQLDLSQNRYLKDAGVELLSAGLKSPHCHLETLSLSRCWLSERSGSLLSSVLSSPSSSLTQLDLGYNMDLKDAGVELLSAGLKSPHCHLETLSLSGCRISERGCASLASALTSNPSHLRKLDLSSNHPGGPGLELLSAGLRSPDWRLETLRLKPCGPERLKI; encoded by the exons ATGGACCCgagactgaggagaggagcctcgctcacag ctgcagcacagaagAGGGACTACACCCTGAAGCAGGATGAGATTATAATCCGGCCTCCATCACTTGGTCGTCTGGAGAAGATCTTTTGGAGGCACAACGGCGAGAAAGTTGCTACATTCGACGGCAGCAAACAACATTTCTACGGCTCCTATGACGACAGAACCATACTGGACCGGTTGAGTGCAACACTCTGGATCAGAGAAGTGCGGTTGGAGGACAGAGGAGAATATGAGCTGGAGGTTTGGGTCAAAGATCAGAACCACCAGACTAAAAAAGAGTATCATCGTTGGGAGGTGACAG CTGAAGTGTCCATCACCAGTGTTTCCTGTGAGATGGATGGTGACCACCAGGCAAAGCTGGTCTGCTCTGCTGAGTCCAGTCACCCTCAGCTACTGAACTATGAGTGGAGCTTCAAGGGAACTAAACATCGCGGCTCCAACCTGACGATTGGCCTGGAGGAGCAACATGACGAGACGGTGTTCACCTGTCGTGTCAGCAGCCCTCTGAGTGAAGACAAAGCTACTTTAGCAGCCAGGAAATGTTACCCAG AAACTCCAGAGTCTGTGGTGCCGACTGTCGTCCCCATCGTCGCCGTGTTGATGGTGGCTGTGCTTCTGATTGTGGGCCTGGTGGTCTGGAAGAGGCGTCAAG GTCACCGTGCAAAAGCGAAGGAAGCTGATGTGGAACTCCAGGCAGCAAACCAAA GTTCACCTGAGGAAGAGAACCaggccagagaagaacatcctcTCATGAAGTGGCCCTCCGACTCTGTGGATCAGG gaagtcGTGCTGCTGACTGTGCagggcgactgaagaggaggctgaaggagcagttccacagtgtgtctgagggggtcgctaaagcaggaaactctgcccctctgaatcagatctacacagagctctacatcactgaggggggcacagagcaggtcaaccaggagcacgaggtccgacagatcgaagcagcaaccaggcagcagaccagaccaggaactaccatcagaccagaagacctctttaaagcctcacctgacacagagccaccaatcaggagcctgctgacgaagggcgtggctggcattgggaagaccctcctgacacagaagctgactctggactgggctgaagacaaagcccaccacaacttccagctggtgtttcctttcaccttcagagagctgaacctgctgaaagagaagcagttgagtttggtggaacttgtccatcgcttctttcctgaagccaaagactcaggactcagcagctttgaaggagtccaggttctgttcatcttggacggtctggacgagtgtcgactccctctggacttcaacagtcgggtcctgacagcagctacagagtccacctcagtagacgtcctgctgaccaacctcatcagggggaacctgcttccctcagctcagctctggatcaccacacgacctgcagcagccaatcagatccctcctgagtgtgtggacagggtgaccgaggtcagagggttcactgacctccagaaggaggagttcttcaggaagaggttcagagatgaggagcagaccaccgtcatgtctcacatcaggagctcacgaagcctctacatcatgtgtcacatccccatcttctgctggatcactgccacagttctggaggacatgttgaagagcagagagaccggagagctgcccaagaccctgactgagatgtacatccacttcctggtggttcaggccaaagtcaagaagctcaagtaccatggaggagctgggaccgacccagtttgggatcctgagagcaggaagatgatggagtctctgggaaaactggcttttgagcagctgcagagaggaaacttgatcttctatgagtCAGACCTCagagagtgtggcatcgacatcacagctgctgcagtttactcaggagtcttcacacagatcttcagagaggagagaggactgtaccaggacaaggtcttctgcttcatccacctaagtcttcaggagtttctggctgctcttcatgtccacctgaagttcttcaactctggagtcaatcTACTAGGTTCATTGCTAACATCAACACTATCaagaatcttcagaaagaaCTTCCATCCAGAACAGTTCTACCAGAAAGCAATAACCGTTGCTTTgaaaagtccaaatggacatctggacttgttcctgcgcttcctcctgggtctttctctgcagaccaaccagaggctccttccaggtttgttgacccagacaggaagtggctcccGGAtccatcaggacacagcagagttcATCAGGAAGAAGAtcagtgagaaagtgtctccagagagaatcatcaatctgttccactgtctgagtgaactGAAGGTCACTtctctggtggaggaggtgaatcagctgctgagatcaggagctctctccacagctcaactgtctcctgctcagtggtccaccctggccttcatcttactgtcctcagaggaagatctggacgtgtttgacctggagaaatactctgcttcagaggaggctcttgagaggctgctgccagtggtccaagcttcaaaaGAAGCTCG cctgagactctgtggactgtcagagagaagtggttcccttctgtcctcagtcctcagctctccgtcctctagtctgacacaactgcacctgagtgagaacaagctgaaggatgcaggagtggagctgctgtctgctggactgaagagtccacactgtcacctggagactctcag cctgagctgctgtggactgtcagagagaagtggttcccttctgtcctcagtcctcagctctccgtcctctagtctgacacaactgcacctgagtGTCAACAGGGACCtgcaggatgcaggagtggagctgctgtctgctggactgaagagtccacactgtcacctggagactctcag cctgagactctgtggactgtcagagagaagtggttcccttctgtcctcagtcctcagctctccgtcctctagtctgacactactggacctgagctggaacaagctgaaggatgcaggagtggagctgctgtctgctggactgaagagtccacactgtcacctggagactctcag cctgagctgctgtgaactgtcagagagaagtggttcccttctgtcctcagtcctcagctctccgtcctctagtctgacacaactggacctgagtcagaACAGgtacctgaaggatgcaggagtggagctgctgtctgctggactgaagagtccacactgtcacctggagactctcag cctgagcaggtgttggctgtcagagagaagtggttcccttctgtcctcagtcctcagctctccgtcctctagtctgacacaactggacctgggCTACAAcatggacctgaaggatgcaggagtggagctgctgtctgctggactgaagagtccacactgtcacctggagactctcag tctgtcagggtgtaggatctcagagagaggctgtgcttctctggcctcagctctgacctctaacccctcccacctgagaaagctggacctgagctccaaccatccaggaggaccaggactggagctgctgtctgctggactgaggagtccagactggaggctggagactctcag gctgaaACCCTGTGGACCAGAGAGGTTAAAGatctga